One region of Camelina sativa cultivar DH55 chromosome 6, Cs, whole genome shotgun sequence genomic DNA includes:
- the LOC109133272 gene encoding uncharacterized protein LOC109133272: protein MALKQHLLDSGFTNSLADASLFIHSSGSQLTYVLVYVDDIIVTGSHSSTVHAVLTAFADRFSIKDLVDLHYFLGIEVSRSKRAMHLMQRKYINDLLLKTNMLDARPVSTPLATTPKLTLTSGAPLDDPSNYRSVVGSL, encoded by the coding sequence ATGGCTCTCAAACAACATCTCCTTGACTCTGGTTTTACTAATTCTCTTGCGGATGCGTCCCTGTTTATTCATAGCTCTGGCTCTCAACTCACATATGTCCTTGTCtacgttgatgatatcatcGTAACTGGAAGTCACTCAAGCACCGTTCATGCTGTCCTCACTGCTTTTGCTGATCGGTTCTCCATCAAGGATCTCGTTGATCTACATTATTTTCTTGGCATCGAGGTTTCTCGATCCAAACGTGCTATGCATCTTATGCAACGGAAATACATCAATGATCTCCTACTCAAGACCAACATGCTCGACGCGAGGCCTGTTTCCACGCCTTTAGCTACAACACCGAAATTGACCCTCACAAGTGGTGCTCCTCTAGATGATCCTTCAAACTATCGCTCTGTTGTGGGCAGTCTTTAA
- the LOC104790228 gene encoding vinorine synthase-like, which yields MTLARFISRRFHQNSSMIVDVVSRDIIKPSSPTPNHLKKFKLSLLEQLGPTIFGPMVYFYSGNNNRIKPTEQLQKLKKSLSETLTHFYPLAGRLKGNVSIDCNDSGADFLEAEVNSPLSSLLQEPSSDNLQRLIPTSVDSIETRTKLLLAQASFFECGSMAIGVCISHKFADATSIGLFMKTWAAISSRGSIKTVGSPVFDTVKIFPPGNFSETSPAPVIEPEIMMNQTLSNRFVFDSSSIQSLQANASSFEVKQPTRVEAVSALIWKTAMKATRTVSGTSKPSILANSASLRSRVSPPFTENSVGNLVSYFAAKAEEGVNQTKLQTLVSELRKEKQRFRDNHVPKLVGNPSATEIICSYQREAGHMIASGDFDFYIFSSACRFGLYETDFGWGKPAWVGIPCVRQKNIVTLLDTKEAGGIEAWVNLNEQEMKLLEQDSELLHFVSLNPSVIQPFLHVL from the coding sequence ATGACTCTTGCTCGGTTTATCTCCAGGAGGTTTCACCAGAACTCCTCTATGATAGTCGATGTAGTCTCCCGAGACATCATCAAAccatcttctccaactccaaacCACTTAAAGAAGTTTAAACTCTCTCTTCTAGAACAGCTCGGTCCAACGATCTTCGGTCCAATGGTTTACTTCTATTCAGGTAACAACAACAGAATCAAACCAACAGAGCAATTACAGAAGCTGAAGAAGTCGTTGTCTGAGACTTTAACTCATTTCTACCCTCTTGCTGGACGGCTCAAAGGCAACGTAAGCATCGATTGTAACGACTCAGGCGCTGATTTCCTCGAAGCAGAAGTCAATTCACCGCTTTCGAGTCTCCTGCAAGAGCCTTCTTCAGACAACTTGCAACGGCTGATTCCAACATCAGTTGATTCCATAGAGACAAGAACCAAACTGCTTCTTGCTCAAGCGAGTTTCTTTGAATGTGGAAGCATGGCTATAGGAGTTTGTATCTCACATAAGTTCGCTGACGCGACTTCTATCGGTTTATTCATGAAGACTTGGGCTGCAATCTCGTCCCGAGGGTCGATCAAAACCGTTGGATCTCCTGTATTCGACACGGTTAAGATCTTCCCACCTGGAAACTTCTCTGAGACTTCCCCTGCACCAGTGATTGAGCCAGAGATCATGATGAATCAGACTCTTTCGAATAGATTCGTATTCGATTCTTCGAGTATTCAATCTTTGCAAGCGAATGCTTCAAGCTTTGAAGTGAAACAACCTACAAGAGTCGAAGCTGTGTCAGCTCTTATATGGAAAACTGCAATGAAAGCTACAAGAACAGTTTCAGGAACATCGAAACCATCGATTCTGGCAAACTCAGCTAGTCTACGCTCTCGCGTCTCGCCACCATTCACAGAGAACTCAGTTGGGAATCTCGTGAGCTACTTTGCAGCAAAAGCAGAGGAAGGAGTAAACCAgacaaagcttcaaactttggTTTCGGAATtacgaaaagaaaaacagaggttTCGAGATAACCATGTACCGAAGCTTGTAGGAAACCCAAGTGCAACAGAGATCATTTGTAGCTACCAGAGAGAAGCAGGACATATGATTGCAAGTGGAGATTTCGATTTCTACATCTTCTCTAGTGCTTGTAGATTCGGTTTGTACGAAACCGATTTCGGTTGGGGAAAACCGGCTTGGGTTGGGATACCTTGCGTAAGACAGAAGAACATCGTGACGCTTCTTGATACGAAAGAAGCTGGTGGAATTGAAGCTTGGGTGAATCTGAATGAACAAGAGATGAAGCTTTTAGAACAAGATAGTGAATTGCTCCATTTTGTTTCCCTGAATCCTAGTGTGATCCAACCTTTTCTCCATGTTCTATGA
- the LOC104793896 gene encoding uncharacterized protein LOC104793896, with protein sequence MVIGESLVTRILIDTGSSVNVIFKDVLIQMEIDLRNTTHETQPLTGFDGDTIMTVGTIALPIYVGNTMQCFNFAIVDKPIVYNVILGTPWLHKMRVVASTYHQCTKFPNAYGIVTLRGDPLMARTGFIIEKKMQNARAFVIAKSQPPRDARTPPPKEFV encoded by the coding sequence ATGGTAATTGGGGAAAGCTTGGTGACAAGAATTCTTATTGACACTGGAAGCTCGGTCAACGTGATATTCAAGGATGTACTGATTCAAATGGAGATTGATCTCCGCAACACGACACATGAAACGCAGCCTCTGACAGGATTCGATGGAGATACTATAATGACTGTTGGAACCATAGCACTTCCAATTTACGTTGGCAACACGATGCAATGTTTCAACTTCGCAATCGTGGATAAACCCATTGTTTACAACGTCATTCTTGGAACACCATGGCTCCATAAGATGCGTGTTGTAGCCTCCACTTACCACCAGTGCACCAAGTTTCCAAATGCATACGGAATCGTTACGCTACGCGGAGATCCTCTAATGGCACGAACTGGCTTCATtattgagaagaagatgcaaaacGCAAGGGCATTTGTGATCGCCAAATCACAGCCTCCACGAGATGCACGCACCCCGCCCCCAAAAGAATTTGTCTGA
- the LOC104793898 gene encoding uncharacterized protein LOC104793898: MWSLQIHALVDGYELAGYLDGSTAAPPLTTITGTTSVPNPDFAIWKRQDRLLFSALLGAMSPSVQPLVSRATTTAAVWEALASTFAQHSRGHVQGIKTQIKVWTKGIKTIDEYIRGLVIRFDELAALGKPMDHEDQIEKILEGLPEDFKPVAD, from the coding sequence ATGTGGAGTCTTCAGATCCACGCTTTAGTTGATGGTTATGAACTTGCTGGATACCTCGATGGATCCACCGCTGCTCCTCCTCTCACGACAATAACCGGGACCACATCCGTTCCAAATCCTGATTTTGCCATCTGGAAACGCCAAGATCGTCTCTTGTTTAGCGCCCTGCTTGGAGCCATGTCTCCATCTGTTCAACCTTTGGTCTCACGTGCCACCACGACTGCTGCTGTCTGGGAAGCACTCGCCTCTACCTTCGCCCAACACAGTCGTGGACATGTTCAAGGcatcaaaacacaaatcaaggTATGGACCAAGGGAATAAAAACTATTGATGAATATATTCGAGGTCTTGTTATCCGCTTTGATGAACTTGCAGCCCTTGGTAAACCTATGGATCATGAGGATCAAATTGAGAAGATACTTGAAGGTCTTCCGGAGGACTTCAAACCTGTTGCTGACTAG
- the LOC104790229 gene encoding protein WVD2-like 7 — MGESVCLVRSFSQPAEFSSHETNHNQVVPPGRVLTESVSFGRFANETLSWEKWSAFTQNRYLEEVERFTKPGSVAQKKAFFEAHFKNRAAGRVTQTKQIEELKVNTKEDEIICEVLKDILVDSEVVVSNGTAMDEVRHGEVSSAEVVSVVQTGEVENLKSVIVPEDNALDEEDSTLLSKERRSSSSGSKFCITSSKLEPFVLIGLGDSVKNTRTESSSGSKTSISVSKNKSRSPPEPVHMSISCAPSGNTEKTIVQMPQNGSKSAGKAEKKKISGPNTIHMSLNFASSVRPTTITAPKRLARNSTTQVTASANARNSGNEPMGALKSRKRPLPRTSKEGSKAAKCSTSASAVTLPQRPPLNNQLSEKKRKNISVGSSVSCKIPNNVQRLPSVSSEKFSTHSRTKAKSVIVSSPFVFRSDERAERRKEFFKKLEEKNKKEDAEKEQLFCGFKANQNTHLAAEEHKKNPQFGCFQVPLTSMTSPRFRRSQTSGTVQTHKASSTKTINTRKAVIEKVKSSKIHPSSKSLTKIKTQENLSPNIL; from the exons ATGGGAGAATCAGTCTGTCTTGTGAGATCTTTCTCGCAGCCTGCAGAGTTCTCATCTCATGAAACCAACCACAACCAG GTGGTTCCTCCTGGTCGTGTGCTGACGGAATCAGTATCGTTTGGTAGATTTGCGAATGAGACTCTATCGTGGGAAAAGTGGTCTGCTTTTACTCAGAATCGTTACTTGGAAGAGGTTGAGAGGTTTACTAAACCTGGTTCTGTAGCTCAGAAGAAGGCTTTCTTTGAAGCTCATTTCAAGAACCGAGCTGCTGGGAGAGTAACACAGACGAAGCAGATCGAAGAACTAAAGGTTAATACGAAAGAAGATGAGATTATATGTGAAGTACTCAAAGATATTCTTGTTGATTCAGAAGTAGTGGTGAGTAATGGTACGGCCATGGATGAAGTTAGGCATGGAGAGGTGTCCAGTGCTGAGGTTGTTTCTGTTGTTCAAACTGGTGAAGTGGAGAACTTGAAGTCAGTGATTGTTCCTGAAGACAATGCTCTTGATGAG GAGGATTCTACTTTGTTGAGCAAAGAAAGACGTTCTAGTTCTTCCGGATCAAAGTTCTGCATTACGAGTTCGAAACTGGAACCTTTCGTTCTTATAGGACTGGGTGATTCAGTTAAGAACACTAGAACAGAGTCATCCTCGGGTAGTAAAACGTCAATTAGTGTATCCAAGAACAAAAGCAGATCCCCTCCTGAACCTGTTCACATGTCAATCAGCTGTGCTCCTTCTGGTAATACCGAGAAAACAATTGTCCAGATGCCCCAAAACGGTTCTAAGAGTGCAGggaaagcagagaagaagaagatatcaggTCCAAATACAATTCATATGTCACTCAACTTTGCTTCTTCTGTTCGTCCGACGACCATAACAGCCCCAAAAAGACTGGCAAGAAATTCCACAACACAGGTAACAGCTTCAGCAAATGCTAGAAATAGTGGAAACGAACCAATGGGAGCTTTAAAAAGCCGCAAAAGACCATTGCCTCGAACATCCAAAGAAGGTTCTAAAGCTGCAAAATGTTCAACCAGC GCCTCTGCTGTCACGTTACCCCAACGTCCTCCTCTCAACAACCAGCTATCAGAAAAGAAGAG GAAAAACATATCTGTAGGGAGTTCAGTTTCATGCAAAATACCCAACAATGTGCAAAGACTACCATCTGTCAG CAGTGAAAAATTTTCAACTCATAGCAGAACCAAAGCAAAGTCTGTCATTGTATCTTCTCCCTTCGTCTTCAGAAGTGATGAAAGGGCTGAAAGGAGGAAAGAG TTCTTCAAGAAGctagaagaaaagaacaagaaagaggaTGCTGAAAAAGAGCAACTGTTTTGTGGCTTCAAGGCTAATCAAAACACTCACTTAGCAGCTGAAGAACACAAGAAGAACCCACAATTTGGTTGTTTTCAG GTACCACTGACAAGCATGACTTCACCAAGATTCCGAAGGAGCCAAACTTCAGGAACAGTTCAAACTCATAAAGCTTCCTCAACGAAGACCATAAACACCAGAAAGGCAGTCATAGAGAAGGTCAAAAGTTCCAAGATTCATCCCTCCTCCAAATCGCTGACAAAGATCAAAACTCAAGAAAATTTGTCTCCTAATATCCTGTAG
- the LOC104790224 gene encoding serine/threonine protein phosphatase 2A 59 kDa regulatory subunit B' eta isoform-like — protein MWKQILSKLPTKKSSKHEHRGREHGGHGHSSSSSHASGASTSKTSDNGTGKSHAKNAPPGGKSSTSDSGFKDGNLKSSGNNNNNNSNSNSNGVFTPYEALPSFKDVPNTEKQTLFIKKLNLCRVVFDFTDPTKNIKEKEIKRQTLLELVDYVNAPSGKFSEVGIQEVVRMVSANIFRTLNPQPRENKVIDALDLEEEEPSMDLAWPHLQLVYELFLRFVASPETDTKLAKRYIDQSFVLRLLDLFDSEDPRERDCLKTILHRIYGKFMVHRPFIRKSINNIFYRFVFETEKHNGIAEFLEILGSIINGFALPLKEEHKVFLVRVLIPLHKPKCLQMYHQQLSYCITQFVEKDCKLADTVIRGLLKYWPVTNSSKEVMFLNELEEVLEATQPPEFQRCMVPLFRQIARCLNSLHFQVAERALFLWNNNHIENLIMQNRKVILPIIFLALERNAQKHWNQAVHSLTLNVRKIFHDQDPELFKECLAKFKEDESKAAETEAKREATWKRLEELGVQKAS, from the exons aTGTGGAAACAGATTCTAAGTAAGCTTCCGACTAAAAAGTCTTCCAAGCACGAACATCGTGGACGTGAACACGGTGGCCAtggccattcttcttcttcatctcatgCTTCAG GTGCCTCTACTTCCAAAACCAGTGATAATGGTACGGGGAAGTCACATGCTAAGAATGCTCCACCTGGTGGAAAATCCTCTACTTCTGACTCGGGTTTTAAAGATGGGAATCTAAAGAGCagtggaaacaacaacaacaacaacagcaacagcaacagtaATGGGGTTTTCACTCCTTATGAAGCATTGCCGAGTTTTAAAGATGTTCCAAACACGGAAAAGCAAACTCTGTtcataaaaaagttaaatttgtgCCGTGTAGTGTTTGATTTCACGGATCCTACAAAGAACATCAAGGAAAAAGAGATTAAGAGGCAGACATTGCTGGAGCTTGTGGACTACGTGAATGCTCCGAGTGGAAAGTTTAGTGAAGTTGGTATCCAAGAAGTCGTTCGAATGGTCTCTGCTAACATATTTAGAACGCTTAATCCTCAACCACGGGAAAATAAAGTTATTGATGCCTTAGACCTTGAGGAGGAAGAACCTTCCATGGATCTTGCGTGGCCTCACTTGCAGCTTGTGTATGAGCTTTTCTTGAGGTTTGTTGCTTCGCCTGAAACTGACACCAAGTTGGCTAAGAGATATATAGACCAATCTTTTGTCTTGCGGTTACTGGATTTATTTGATTCCGAGGATCCTAGAGAAAGAGATTGTCTGAAAACCATTCTCCATCGTATCTATGGTAAATTTATGGTACACCGACCTTTCATCAGGAAATCCATAAACAACATCTTCTATCGGTTTGTTTTCGAGACAGAGAAACATAATGGGATTGCTGAGTTTCTAGAGATCTTGGGAAGTATCATCAACGGATTTGCTCTTCCTTTGAAAGAAGAGCACAAAGTGTTTCTTGTTCGAGTTTTGATACCTCTCCACAAACCGAAATGCTTGCAAATGTATCATCAGCAACTGTCTTATTGTATCACACAGTTTGTGGAAAAGGATTGCAAACTTGCTGATACGGTTATAAGAGGATTGTTGAAATACTGGCCTGTGACAAATAGTTCTAAAGAAGTCATGTTTCTGAATGAGTTGGAGGAAGTACTCGAAGCAACTCAGCCACCAGAATTCCAACGGTGCATGGTACCACTATTTCGCCAAATAGCTCGATGCTTGAACAGTCTGCATTTTCAG GTTGCAGAGAGAGCTTTATTCTTATGGAACAACAATCACATTGAGAATTTGATTATGCAGAACCGTAAAGTTATTCTTCCAATTATATTCCTTGCCTTGGAGAGAAACGCGCAGAAACATTGGAACCAAGCTGTTCATAGCTTGACACTAAACGTGCGAAAGATATTTCATGACCAGGACCCTGAGTTGTTCAAAGAATGCCTTGCTAAGTTCAAGGAAGATGAATCAAAAGCAGCCGAAACCGAAGCAAAACGGGAAGCCACTTGGAAACGTTTGGAAGAACTTGGGGTACAAAAAGCTTCATAA